The Desulfitobacterium chlororespirans DSM 11544 genome window below encodes:
- the mnhG gene encoding monovalent cation/H(+) antiporter subunit G — protein MSLNGSTLIELGIGIMILMGTIFGSLSAIGFIRLPDVYNRAHALAKSSTLGVLFVLLGTFLFFLFVEDYFSIKLFLGIFFVFLTSPVSSHVICRSAYRAQVPLAKASVRDDLKEVLEKV, from the coding sequence TTGTCATTGAACGGAAGCACCTTGATTGAGTTAGGTATCGGAATCATGATTTTAATGGGAACTATCTTTGGCTCCCTCAGTGCCATTGGCTTTATTCGCCTCCCGGACGTCTATAATCGTGCCCATGCCCTTGCCAAAAGCTCTACCTTGGGGGTATTATTTGTTCTGCTGGGGACCTTCCTCTTCTTCTTATTTGTGGAGGATTATTTCAGCATCAAATTATTCCTGGGCATTTTCTTTGTGTTCCTGACCTCTCCCGTTTCCTCCCATGTGATCTGCCGTTCTGCCTATCGTGCCCAGGTCCCTTTAGCCAAGGCAAGCGTTCGTGACGATTTGAAAGAGGTATTGGAGAAGGTTTAA
- a CDS encoding tyrosine-type recombinase/integrase, translating to MEYVDPIKDVESINAIKRILSSHSQRDLLLFVFGINTGLRISDLLALKLSDVWEDGRIKEFLLIQDEKSGEEKAYYINNRIQEELLKYLALARLRGSDYLFKSKKDNLPITRQQAYRIINHAARQVGIPGKIGTHTLRKTFGYHAFRAGVAVSLLMKAFHHHSPSETLKYIGINKEETRLIKVNVNL from the coding sequence GTGGAGTACGTCGATCCCATCAAAGATGTGGAGAGTATTAATGCGATTAAAAGAATATTGAGCAGTCACTCCCAACGGGATCTTTTACTTTTCGTTTTCGGTATTAATACCGGATTGAGAATCAGCGACTTGCTGGCTCTCAAACTCAGCGACGTGTGGGAGGATGGCCGGATTAAAGAGTTTTTACTGATTCAGGATGAAAAGAGCGGCGAAGAAAAAGCCTACTACATTAATAACCGGATTCAGGAAGAGTTATTGAAATACCTAGCCCTGGCCCGTTTGCGCGGAAGCGATTATCTCTTTAAATCCAAAAAAGACAACCTGCCCATTACCCGTCAGCAAGCCTATCGCATCATCAATCATGCCGCGCGGCAGGTAGGGATTCCCGGGAAGATCGGCACTCATACTTTAAGGAAGACCTTCGGCTATCATGCTTTCCGAGCCGGTGTAGCGGTTTCCCTATTGATGAAAGCCTTTCACCATCATTCTCCCTCGGAAACCTTAAAGTATATCGGCATCAATAAAGAAGAAACCCGCCTCATCAAAGTCAATGTCAATTTGTAA
- a CDS encoding Na+/H+ antiporter subunit A, which translates to MVWLYLILGIPFLFAFLVPVLHKRFTPRIHTGWFVLWIPLLIFGILLSTVPTISSGGIIDLSLPWIPAYDINITLFIDGLSLIFGLLISGVGFLVILYSIYYLSQHKEALHNFYIYLLLFMGAMLGVVLSDNIFALYVFWEMTSISSFLLIAYWFEREKSRSGARKSLLITVFGGLAMLAGFILLTMMTDTYSIRGMIHNLGGIHSHTLFLPAMVLILIGAFTKSAQFPFSIWLPDAMEAPTPVSAYLHSATMVKAGIYLVARLTPIFGGGGVWFWLVTGIGLVTLFYGSFNAIRQTDLKALLAYSTISQLGLIMSLLGLGSAGLAPEAGNAQAAYALAIFTALFHLVNHSTFKGCLFMVVGIIDHETGTRDIRKLGGLMHIMPISFTLALIGCLSMAGLPPFNGFLSKELFFTAVLNASEISVVIPVVAWLASVLTFVYSLIMVFKTFTGQPRVKSGKQAHEAPLGMLIPPMVLAALVVLLFFFPNVLVHYVLAPAWAAVLPSLAQANLLTVHVSPWHGVTPELLMTLGVIILGGTLYKTLKKWVKLYRTYPQILTLNHIYETALELMESLSLSLTKRYMTGSLRDYLIYILSFIVVAVGGALVLAQGIAFDPSHDAALSIYELALLAGMVVCAIAVLLAETRLAAVIAVGALGFLVVFFFVLFRAPDLALTQLVVETITTVLFLLCFYHLPKLKKETTPLPSKVVNGLLSLAVGLVMTLVALSANGNPLPESIAGYYENAYELAGAKNIVNAILVDFRGFDTMLEILVLSMAGLGVYTLIKLRMAGGKENERS; encoded by the coding sequence ATGGTTTGGCTTTATCTTATTTTAGGGATACCCTTTCTGTTTGCTTTCCTGGTTCCGGTCTTACATAAGCGATTCACCCCCCGAATTCATACCGGCTGGTTCGTCCTTTGGATCCCCTTGCTGATTTTTGGCATTCTTTTATCTACGGTTCCCACTATATCTTCAGGAGGGATCATTGACCTAAGTCTGCCTTGGATTCCTGCCTATGATATTAATATCACCCTTTTCATAGATGGTTTATCCCTGATCTTTGGTCTGCTCATCAGCGGGGTAGGGTTTCTGGTGATTCTCTATTCTATCTATTATCTTTCCCAGCATAAAGAAGCCTTGCACAATTTCTATATCTATCTGCTCTTATTCATGGGGGCCATGCTGGGGGTTGTGCTTTCCGATAATATTTTTGCCCTTTATGTTTTTTGGGAAATGACCAGTATCTCTTCCTTTCTGTTGATTGCCTACTGGTTCGAACGGGAGAAGTCCCGCTCCGGTGCCCGTAAATCACTGCTGATTACGGTTTTTGGCGGCTTGGCCATGCTGGCAGGATTCATCCTGCTGACCATGATGACCGATACCTACAGCATTCGCGGGATGATCCATAATCTGGGCGGGATTCACTCTCATACCTTGTTCCTTCCGGCCATGGTTTTGATCCTGATCGGCGCCTTCACTAAATCTGCTCAATTTCCCTTCAGCATCTGGCTCCCTGATGCCATGGAAGCTCCCACTCCGGTGAGCGCCTATTTGCATTCGGCCACCATGGTGAAAGCAGGAATTTATCTGGTTGCCCGCCTTACCCCGATCTTCGGCGGGGGAGGAGTCTGGTTCTGGCTGGTTACAGGCATTGGTCTTGTGACCTTGTTCTATGGTTCTTTCAACGCCATAAGGCAGACCGATCTCAAAGCTTTATTAGCTTACTCCACGATCAGTCAGTTGGGGCTGATCATGAGCTTATTGGGACTGGGCTCGGCCGGGTTGGCCCCTGAGGCCGGGAATGCCCAGGCTGCCTATGCTCTCGCTATCTTTACGGCACTCTTTCATTTGGTGAATCACTCTACCTTTAAAGGCTGCCTCTTTATGGTGGTGGGGATTATCGACCATGAAACAGGCACCCGGGATATTCGGAAACTAGGCGGATTGATGCATATTATGCCCATCTCCTTTACTCTGGCTCTCATCGGCTGCTTATCCATGGCCGGGTTACCTCCTTTTAACGGTTTTTTAAGCAAGGAGCTGTTCTTTACTGCCGTATTGAATGCTTCAGAAATATCTGTCGTCATTCCTGTTGTGGCCTGGCTGGCCAGCGTCCTGACCTTTGTCTACTCCCTGATCATGGTCTTTAAGACCTTTACGGGCCAGCCGCGGGTCAAATCAGGGAAACAAGCCCATGAAGCTCCCCTGGGTATGTTGATCCCCCCTATGGTCTTAGCGGCATTGGTTGTGCTCCTGTTTTTCTTCCCCAATGTGCTGGTCCACTATGTATTGGCCCCGGCCTGGGCAGCGGTCCTGCCTTCTCTTGCCCAGGCAAATCTTTTAACCGTTCATGTCAGCCCCTGGCATGGGGTAACTCCCGAGCTGCTGATGACCCTTGGCGTAATTATCCTCGGCGGTACTCTCTACAAAACCTTGAAAAAATGGGTAAAGCTCTATCGCACTTATCCGCAAATCTTAACCTTGAACCATATCTATGAAACTGCTCTGGAACTCATGGAGTCCCTTTCCCTGTCTCTGACCAAACGGTATATGACAGGCTCCCTTCGGGACTACCTTATCTATATCCTCAGCTTTATCGTGGTGGCGGTGGGCGGAGCCCTGGTCCTGGCGCAGGGGATCGCTTTTGACCCTTCCCATGACGCTGCTTTGAGCATCTATGAGCTGGCTTTGCTGGCGGGCATGGTGGTGTGCGCCATCGCCGTTCTCCTGGCTGAAACACGCCTGGCTGCCGTGATTGCCGTGGGCGCTTTAGGCTTTCTTGTCGTCTTTTTCTTTGTCCTCTTCCGCGCTCCCGATTTGGCCCTAACCCAACTGGTGGTGGAGACCATTACCACCGTCTTATTTTTGCTTTGCTTTTACCATTTGCCCAAGTTGAAAAAAGAAACCACACCCCTTCCTTCTAAAGTGGTCAATGGTTTGCTTTCCCTGGCTGTCGGTCTGGTTATGACCTTAGTTGCTCTGTCAGCTAACGGCAATCCCCTCCCTGAATCCATTGCCGGTTATTACGAAAACGCCTATGAGCTGGCCGGAGCCAAAAATATCGTCAATGCCATTCTCGTGGATTTCCGGGGATTCGATACCATGTTGGAAATTTTGGTCCTGTCTATGGCCGGGTTAGGGGTCTATACACTGATCAAACTGCGTATGGCGGGAGGGAAAGAGAATGAAAGATCCTAA
- the putP gene encoding sodium/proline symporter PutP yields the protein MVAFSVIFYMVMMLAIGYYSYKRTANLSDYMIGGRTLGPAVTALSAGASDMSGWLMMGLPGAMFVSGISSGWIVIGLTVGAYFNWLYVAPRLRSYTEIASNSITIPSFLGHRFRDTSHMIRLVSALVIIIFFTFYVSSGLVSGAVLFNTTFGISYHTGLWLILLVIVGYTLIGGFLAVSFTDFVQGLIMVTALVMVPVVTLWHSGGFDAFTTIQTIDPALLNIFTGTSVIGIISLLAWGLGYFGQPHIIVRFMAISSVSEIKKSRRIGMSWMVFSEVGAMLTGLLGIAYFATHGLTLADPETVFIELGKILFHPIVTGFLISAILAAIMSTISSQLLVTSSSLTEDIYRVLFHREAKDKELVFVSRLCVLLVALLATYLAWTQNDTILNLVGYAWAGFGSAFGPVILLSLYWKRMNKWGALAGMVVGSATVILWEQFPAFAAVYEMIPGFIMGLLSIIIVSLLTTEPSQEIWDEFERSAAETKVL from the coding sequence GTGGTTGCTTTTTCGGTCATTTTCTATATGGTCATGATGCTGGCCATCGGGTATTATTCTTACAAAAGAACTGCCAATCTATCCGATTACATGATTGGGGGACGGACCCTTGGCCCTGCGGTCACGGCTTTAAGCGCCGGTGCCTCGGATATGAGCGGCTGGCTCATGATGGGGCTGCCGGGGGCGATGTTTGTTTCGGGAATCAGCTCCGGCTGGATTGTCATCGGACTTACCGTCGGCGCCTATTTCAACTGGCTCTATGTAGCCCCCCGCCTGCGTTCTTACACAGAGATCGCCAGCAATTCCATCACCATTCCTTCTTTCCTTGGCCATCGTTTTCGTGATACGTCCCATATGATCCGTTTAGTTTCCGCACTTGTTATTATCATTTTCTTTACTTTCTATGTTTCTTCCGGTTTGGTTTCCGGCGCTGTTCTCTTCAATACTACCTTTGGCATCAGTTACCATACGGGGCTTTGGCTGATTCTACTGGTCATTGTGGGCTATACCCTGATCGGGGGATTCTTAGCGGTCAGCTTCACAGACTTCGTCCAGGGATTGATCATGGTCACCGCATTAGTCATGGTACCGGTTGTTACCCTCTGGCATAGTGGCGGCTTCGATGCCTTCACCACCATCCAGACCATTGATCCGGCGCTCTTGAATATCTTCACCGGAACCAGTGTCATCGGGATCATCTCTCTCCTGGCCTGGGGTTTAGGCTATTTCGGCCAGCCCCATATCATTGTCCGTTTCATGGCCATCTCTTCAGTGAGCGAAATCAAAAAATCCCGCCGTATCGGCATGAGCTGGATGGTCTTTTCTGAAGTAGGGGCTATGCTTACCGGTCTCCTGGGTATCGCTTACTTTGCCACCCATGGCCTGACCCTGGCCGACCCTGAGACGGTGTTTATCGAACTGGGGAAAATCCTCTTCCATCCCATCGTCACCGGCTTCCTGATCTCCGCTATTCTGGCCGCCATTATGAGTACAATTTCCTCACAGCTGCTGGTGACCTCCAGCTCCCTGACCGAAGATATTTACCGGGTTCTCTTCCATCGTGAGGCCAAAGATAAGGAATTGGTTTTCGTCAGCCGCCTCTGTGTTTTGCTTGTTGCTCTTTTAGCCACCTATCTGGCCTGGACCCAAAACGATACCATCCTCAATCTGGTAGGCTACGCCTGGGCCGGCTTTGGTTCCGCCTTTGGTCCCGTTATTCTCCTCAGCCTCTACTGGAAACGGATGAACAAATGGGGAGCTCTGGCCGGTATGGTTGTGGGCTCTGCCACCGTTATTCTTTGGGAACAATTCCCCGCCTTCGCTGCCGTCTATGAAATGATCCCCGGCTTTATCATGGGCTTGCTTTCGATCATTATCGTCAGTCTGCTGACTACTGAGCCCTCGCAAGAAATTTGGGATGAGTTCGAACGCTCTGCGGCGGAGACCAAAGTATTGTAA
- a CDS encoding Na(+)/H(+) antiporter subunit B has product MKDPNDVILRMVTKVVVIIILTFAVNLFVSGHHNPGGGFIGGLAFVAAIVLLFLVYGIEKVRQNFPVDFKALAGAGVLISVLTGARGMFIGEPFLTQAFGYVHLPLFGKTEMATAVLFDVGVALAVIGTSLTIIMSIGDDR; this is encoded by the coding sequence ATGAAAGATCCTAATGATGTCATTTTACGGATGGTGACGAAAGTCGTCGTGATCATTATTCTGACCTTCGCCGTCAACCTTTTCGTTTCCGGCCATCACAACCCGGGCGGGGGCTTTATCGGCGGGCTGGCCTTTGTAGCGGCCATTGTCCTCCTCTTTCTCGTCTATGGAATCGAAAAAGTCCGCCAAAACTTCCCGGTGGATTTTAAAGCCCTGGCCGGAGCCGGCGTGTTGATTTCTGTCTTGACCGGAGCCCGGGGCATGTTCATAGGAGAGCCCTTTTTGACCCAGGCTTTTGGTTATGTTCACCTCCCTTTGTTCGGAAAGACCGAAATGGCCACCGCCGTGCTGTTCGATGTGGGAGTTGCCTTAGCGGTTATTGGCACGTCTTTAACCATTATTATGAGTATAGGTGATGATCGATAA
- a CDS encoding histidine kinase, giving the protein MFKKKKHMDEGLLVCLYYGPNGERLIRRGSKIAKMFDCPLYILTVDAKPFDELDADKSMYITKWKKLAKEVEADGFILKDNEQRPVYKVIAETAREKRATQIIMGQTVQSRWEQITKESIVNLLLKEIPFVDLHIISVARYLKDPDCNYEKGIRAYLMKEGENFRLVFKHTKEIAYEGIFFKEFGTDFNNGIFKLIKDGETLQVQVIEDIVTELTNVDMEPNENDED; this is encoded by the coding sequence ATGTTTAAAAAGAAAAAGCATATGGACGAAGGGCTCCTGGTTTGTCTTTATTATGGCCCTAACGGTGAGCGACTCATACGACGTGGCAGCAAGATTGCGAAAATGTTTGATTGCCCGCTCTATATATTGACAGTGGATGCCAAGCCGTTTGATGAGTTGGATGCGGACAAATCCATGTATATCACCAAGTGGAAAAAGCTGGCCAAGGAAGTGGAAGCCGACGGTTTTATCCTCAAGGATAATGAGCAGCGTCCCGTCTACAAGGTGATCGCCGAAACAGCCCGCGAAAAAAGAGCCACCCAGATCATCATGGGGCAAACCGTTCAAAGCCGCTGGGAGCAGATTACCAAAGAATCTATTGTCAATTTGCTTTTAAAGGAAATCCCTTTCGTGGATCTTCACATCATCTCAGTAGCCCGCTATCTTAAAGATCCGGACTGCAACTATGAAAAGGGTATCCGGGCTTATCTTATGAAAGAAGGGGAAAATTTCCGGCTGGTCTTTAAACACACCAAAGAAATCGCCTATGAAGGTATCTTTTTTAAAGAATTTGGCACCGACTTTAATAACGGGATTTTCAAACTCATTAAAGATGGTGAAACCTTACAAGTCCAGGTCATTGAAGATATAGTTACCGAATTGACCAATGTAGACATGGAACCCAATGAGAATGATGAAGACTGA
- a CDS encoding Na+/H+ antiporter subunit E, which translates to MQVLINLFIGVLWMFLQDDWSILSFASGYLFGILVLFILRRFLDSKFYLFTMHAVVQLFFLFIYELFTSSIMVIREIIKPQIDIKPGIISFATSLESDLEVTLLALLLTLTPGSVVMEITPDKKLFYIHAMDIPELSDAVIRSKEKFEEAIKKVTRP; encoded by the coding sequence ATGCAGGTATTAATCAATTTATTTATCGGGGTTTTATGGATGTTTCTTCAGGATGATTGGAGCATCCTATCCTTTGCCAGCGGGTATTTATTTGGCATATTGGTTCTCTTCATTCTGCGGCGCTTTCTTGACAGCAAATTCTACCTTTTTACCATGCACGCCGTTGTGCAGCTCTTTTTTCTCTTTATCTATGAGCTTTTCACCTCCAGCATCATGGTGATCCGGGAAATCATCAAACCGCAGATCGATATTAAGCCGGGAATTATATCCTTCGCAACCAGCCTGGAATCGGATCTGGAAGTCACCCTTCTGGCACTCCTCCTTACCTTAACCCCAGGCTCCGTGGTGATGGAGATTACTCCGGATAAGAAGCTGTTTTATATCCACGCCATGGATATTCCTGAGCTCAGTGATGCGGTAATCCGCTCTAAGGAAAAGTTCGAAGAAGCTATTAAGAAGGTGACGCGACCATGA
- a CDS encoding Na(+)/H(+) antiporter subunit F1 gives MIEGILFWVIFLSLCFSTLSILITIYRCLKGPTASDRVQALDVLGINIIAAVAVFSVFLRTTAFFEVILLIGILSFIGTIAFARFIERGIVIERKHLD, from the coding sequence ATGATCGAGGGAATCTTATTTTGGGTTATATTTTTATCCTTATGTTTCTCAACCCTTTCCATTCTGATAACGATTTACCGCTGCCTCAAAGGGCCCACGGCCTCTGACCGTGTGCAAGCCCTGGATGTGCTGGGCATTAATATTATTGCTGCGGTAGCCGTTTTTTCCGTGTTCCTCAGAACCACCGCTTTTTTTGAAGTGATTTTATTGATTGGAATTCTGTCTTTTATCGGAACCATCGCATTTGCACGCTTTATCGAGAGGGGGATTGTCATTGAACGGAAGCACCTTGATTGA
- a CDS encoding Na+/H+ antiporter subunit D translates to MNNLVILPLVLPVMAGMIMVILRNHIRLHRFLSLLTTTLVGIVALVIMRQIQIAGIQTLQLGGWEAPFGISFVADMTAILLVLVTAIVTFCCVSYAFASIGSQRERHYFYPLIQFLIAGVNGSFLTGDIFNLFVCFEVMLVASYVLITLGGTKLQLKESISYILINMISSFLFLIALAFLYRLTGTLNLAHLSVRVAEVGQDGLMTAVAFLFLIVFSLKAGLFLFFWVPGSYSAPPAAIAALFAALLTKVGIYSIMRLFSLVFYHEPEVTHLLIGVLAAVTMLLGAMGAVAFGDIKSILTYNVVVGVGFILAGFASFTETGLRGSIYYLAHDMIVKALLFLLGGTILHLTGTGKLKDMSGLIRLHPQLGWMFFVAALSISGIPPLSGFLGKIFVTEGTFSAGYFWLGGIGLLTSLMVLYSMLKLFMNVFWGYTNFTEETEKGTTKGLLLPIALLTACTIALGLGAEGLHGVVDLAAAGLLDPQSYIDAVLQEQYR, encoded by the coding sequence ATGAATAATTTAGTGATCCTGCCCCTTGTCCTGCCGGTTATGGCCGGAATGATCATGGTTATCCTGCGCAATCATATCCGCCTTCACCGCTTCCTGAGCCTCCTCACCACCACCCTGGTGGGGATCGTGGCCCTTGTGATTATGAGACAGATCCAGATAGCGGGCATCCAAACTCTGCAGCTGGGAGGGTGGGAAGCACCCTTCGGCATCAGCTTCGTAGCCGATATGACGGCGATTCTGCTGGTCTTGGTCACCGCCATCGTCACCTTTTGTTGTGTGTCTTATGCTTTCGCTTCCATCGGCAGCCAACGGGAACGGCATTATTTTTACCCCTTAATCCAATTTCTGATCGCCGGGGTCAACGGTTCCTTCCTGACCGGGGATATTTTTAACTTATTCGTGTGCTTCGAGGTCATGCTGGTTGCTTCCTATGTGCTGATTACCCTGGGGGGAACCAAGCTGCAGCTTAAAGAGTCCATTTCCTATATTCTGATCAATATGATCTCCTCCTTTCTCTTCCTGATCGCTCTGGCCTTTCTCTATCGCCTGACCGGAACCTTGAATTTAGCTCATTTGTCGGTACGGGTAGCGGAAGTCGGACAGGATGGCTTGATGACTGCGGTAGCTTTTTTGTTTTTGATTGTCTTCAGTCTCAAAGCCGGTCTTTTCCTTTTCTTCTGGGTTCCGGGGTCTTACAGCGCTCCCCCTGCAGCCATCGCCGCTCTGTTCGCCGCTTTATTGACCAAGGTGGGGATCTACTCCATCATGCGTTTGTTCTCCCTGGTCTTTTACCATGAACCGGAAGTTACTCATCTTCTCATCGGGGTTCTCGCCGCCGTGACCATGCTGCTGGGGGCTATGGGAGCTGTTGCTTTTGGCGATATCAAGAGCATCCTCACCTATAATGTGGTGGTTGGAGTCGGCTTTATTCTGGCAGGCTTTGCCTCCTTCACGGAAACGGGCCTGCGGGGTTCCATCTATTATCTGGCCCATGACATGATCGTCAAGGCTCTCCTTTTTCTTTTGGGAGGAACTATCCTGCATCTGACCGGCACGGGAAAACTTAAGGATATGAGCGGGCTCATCCGTTTACACCCTCAATTGGGCTGGATGTTCTTTGTCGCCGCTTTATCCATATCCGGCATCCCCCCCTTGAGCGGCTTCCTCGGCAAAATCTTTGTCACGGAAGGAACCTTTAGCGCCGGTTACTTCTGGCTTGGCGGCATCGGCCTGCTCACCAGTCTGATGGTCTTGTATTCCATGTTAAAATTGTTCATGAACGTCTTCTGGGGATACACCAACTTTACCGAGGAAACGGAAAAAGGAACCACCAAAGGACTGCTGCTTCCCATCGCCCTGCTTACCGCCTGTACCATCGCCTTAGGCCTGGGAGCAGAGGGTCTCCACGGGGTCGTGGATTTAGCGGCGGCAGGATTGCTGGATCCTCAGAGCTATATCGATGCCGTTCTCCAAGAGCAATACCGATAA
- a CDS encoding NAD(P)/FAD-dependent oxidoreductase, translating to MKKYDVIIVGAGPAGIFASYELATQAPDSAVLLIEKGRDIYKRSCPILKKTLSKCPPPNKQREFASCTPACSITNGFGGAGAYSDGKFNITTEFGGWLTEYLPPSEVLNLIHYVDQINLKHGATSSLTDPSTPTVKEIERKALGAGLKLLRAQVRHLGTELNLEILKDIYEYLKGKIDMVFETEVADIMTAEAEGHLQVKGIRTNKGEEYYAPKVVVVPGRDGSEWFKDVLKKYNLEMSSNQVDVGVRVETLDTIMEDINENLYEGKFLYRTSVGTTVRSFCSNPSGHVVIENHTGVMLANGHAYRDKNLGSNNTNFALLVSHNFSYPFNKPTEYAKNISRLANDLSNGSVLLQTFGDIMKGRRSTEKRVKESFVEPTLKEAVPGNLGLVLPYSTMKSIIEMIEALDKVTPGIASEHTLLYGVEAKFYSSRPKLKNNFETEIAGLYAGGDGAGITRGLAQAEACGVKIARNILEEKQ from the coding sequence TTGAAAAAGTATGATGTGATCATCGTTGGGGCAGGCCCCGCCGGAATTTTTGCCAGTTATGAATTAGCTACGCAAGCTCCTGACTCTGCTGTTCTTTTGATTGAAAAGGGACGGGATATCTATAAACGCAGTTGTCCTATTTTGAAGAAGACTCTTTCTAAATGTCCGCCGCCCAATAAGCAGAGAGAGTTTGCCAGCTGCACTCCTGCCTGCTCTATTACCAACGGTTTTGGCGGTGCGGGAGCCTATTCTGATGGGAAATTCAATATCACCACCGAGTTTGGCGGATGGCTCACCGAGTATTTGCCTCCTTCGGAGGTTTTGAATCTCATTCACTATGTGGATCAGATTAACTTAAAGCATGGGGCGACCAGCTCACTGACGGATCCCAGTACCCCTACGGTAAAGGAGATTGAGAGAAAGGCCTTGGGAGCCGGTTTAAAGCTGCTCCGGGCTCAAGTCCGCCATCTGGGAACAGAATTAAACCTGGAAATCCTCAAGGATATTTATGAGTACCTCAAAGGAAAGATCGACATGGTGTTCGAAACGGAAGTCGCCGATATTATGACCGCTGAAGCGGAAGGACACCTGCAGGTTAAAGGCATCCGTACCAATAAGGGAGAGGAGTACTATGCGCCTAAAGTAGTCGTGGTTCCCGGACGGGATGGCTCAGAGTGGTTCAAGGATGTCTTAAAGAAGTACAATCTGGAAATGAGCAGCAACCAAGTGGATGTAGGGGTTCGTGTAGAAACCCTGGATACCATCATGGAAGATATTAACGAGAATTTGTATGAAGGCAAATTCCTCTATCGAACGTCTGTAGGGACTACGGTGAGAAGCTTCTGCAGCAATCCTTCCGGTCATGTGGTTATTGAGAATCATACCGGGGTTATGCTGGCCAATGGGCATGCTTATCGGGATAAGAATCTGGGCAGCAATAATACTAACTTTGCCCTGCTGGTATCCCATAACTTCTCCTATCCTTTCAACAAGCCTACGGAGTATGCCAAGAACATTTCCCGGCTGGCCAATGATTTATCCAACGGCAGCGTGCTGCTGCAGACCTTTGGGGACATCATGAAGGGCCGCCGTTCTACAGAGAAGCGGGTCAAAGAAAGCTTTGTGGAACCCACTCTAAAAGAAGCCGTACCCGGCAATTTAGGGTTGGTGCTGCCTTATTCCACCATGAAGAGCATCATTGAGATGATTGAAGCGCTGGATAAAGTGACGCCTGGTATAGCCTCTGAGCACACCTTGCTTTATGGCGTGGAAGCCAAGTTCTACTCTTCCCGTCCCAAGTTGAAAAATAACTTTGAGACGGAGATTGCCGGACTTTATGCCGGGGGAGACGGAGCGGGAATTACCCGGGGACTGGCTCAGGCTGAGGCTTGCGGAGTGAAGATCGCGCGAAATATTCTGGAAGAGAAACAATAA
- a CDS encoding Na(+)/H(+) antiporter subunit C, translated as METLMAIVIGILFTIGTYLILSKTLLRIILGTSIIGHGVNLLILTMGGLKKGGPPLLGLKESLFTDPLPQALLLTAIVINFATTALFLVLSYRTYKVLGTDDLEELRGCDDE; from the coding sequence ATGGAAACATTGATGGCAATCGTGATCGGAATTTTATTTACTATCGGGACCTACTTAATCCTCTCCAAAACTCTGCTCCGCATTATTTTAGGAACCTCCATTATCGGACACGGAGTCAACCTGCTGATCCTGACCATGGGCGGATTGAAAAAGGGGGGACCCCCTCTGCTGGGTCTAAAAGAGAGTCTTTTCACCGATCCCCTTCCCCAAGCCCTTTTGCTGACGGCTATCGTGATTAACTTCGCCACCACGGCCCTCTTCTTAGTCTTGAGCTATCGCACCTATAAAGTGTTGGGGACCGATGATTTAGAAGAATTAAGGGGGTGTGATGATGAATAA